The genomic window GCCGGGCGGGCGACCGCCCGAACGGAACGAAAGCGGCGCCGGGGGAATTTTCCCCCGGCGCCGCTTCGTCGTATCCGCCATTTGCGCGGCTGGCGAGCCGTCGCGCTCGGCACCGATCGGCGCCTCACGCGGAGTTGAAATGAGAAGGCCGACCCCCGGCCGGTCGCGGCGTAACTAAATTCAGTTCGCCAGGGAATTGACCGTTCACGGGCCCGAGGGCCCCTAGCCGGCGGTCGGCCATGTCGACTCAGGAGAGCTTCCCGAATATAACCGTCAATCTACCGGATCGGCAGTCCCTTTCGCGCCGCCGATCCGTGCGTCGGTCCTCCGGAAGGCGCGGGATTGTGAACTGCAACGCCGGGAGGTATCATCCTTCGCGACACGACGGGGATCTTGAGTAGCCGCGCATCTCCCGCCGTCCATCGCACATCCGCAGTTCGTAGGCCGACGCAGTACAGAACGGTCGGCAAATCCGCATCTCCCGTTCAGTCCACATCCCCGCAGTCCGCATCTCCCGCGGTTCCATCGACCGCAGTCCGCATCGCGTTCGCAGCAGGAAGATCCGCACTCCGCAACTCGCAGCACGGCAGTCCGCCTTCCATCCCCATCTCCCGAGGACATCCGCGTGAGCAGACGAATCCTGAGCCACGAGCCGTACAAGCCGTTCGACAAGGGCGAGAAGCGCTACGACGTGGCCGTGATCGGCGGCGGTGTGAGCGGCGTGTACACGGCGTGGCGCCTCAAGCAGAGCAACCGCAAGCTGAAGGTGGCGCTCTTCGAGTACGGCAACCGCATAGGCGGGCGGCTGTACAGCTACCCCATGCCGGGGATGCCGAACATCAAGGCGGAGCTGGGCGGCATGCGCTGGCTGCTGAGCCACGAGATCGTTGTGGGCCTCATCCGCCACCTGAAGCTGCGCACGCGCGTGTTCCCCATGGGCAAGGACGGCGGCGCGAACAACCTGATGTACCTGCGCCGCCGCCAGCTGCGCGTGAAGGACCTGACGGACCCGGCCAAGGTGCCGTACCTGATGAACCCCGACGAGCAGGGGATGAACCCGGACCAGCTCCAGGCCTACGTGATGGACAGCCTGCTGCCCTTCAACAAGGACCTGAGCGCGACGGACTGGTGGACGGTGCCGGTGCTGAACGGCACGCCGCTGTACAAGCTCGGCTTCTGGAACCTGCTCTACAAGGTGCTGAGCAGCGAGGCGTACCAGTACATGTACGACGCCAGCGGCTACTATACGAACGTGGCGAACTCCACCGCGCCGCTGTCGCTGCCCATCACCGAGTACGACCCGAACAACCAGTACTACACGCTGGACGACGGCTACGAGGAGCTGCCGCGCACCATCGCGCAGCGCTTCCGCGACCTGGGCGGCGAGATCCACATGAACCACCGCCTGGACTCGTTCGGGCGGCGCGGGGCGGACGGGGATTACGCGATGTGCTTCGTGAAGACGGAGACGGACGAGGGCGGCAAGACGCACGACCTGCCCGGCCGGCCCGAGGCGCACCTGGACGCGGAGAAGGTGGTGCTGGCCCTGCCGCGGCGCTCGATCGAGCTGATCCGCTGGAACCGGATGGACGACGGCAGCGAGCTGCGCGACCGGGTGGAGTC from Longimicrobiaceae bacterium includes these protein-coding regions:
- a CDS encoding FAD-dependent oxidoreductase, which encodes MSRRILSHEPYKPFDKGEKRYDVAVIGGGVSGVYTAWRLKQSNRKLKVALFEYGNRIGGRLYSYPMPGMPNIKAELGGMRWLLSHEIVVGLIRHLKLRTRVFPMGKDGGANNLMYLRRRQLRVKDLTDPAKVPYLMNPDEQGMNPDQLQAYVMDSLLPFNKDLSATDWWTVPVLNGTPLYKLGFWNLLYKVLSSEAYQYMYDASGYYTNVANSTAPLSLPITEYDPNNQYYTLDDGYEELPRTIAQRFRDLGGEIHMNHRLDSFGRRGADGDYAMCFVKTETDEGGKTHDLPGRPEAHLDAEKVVLALPRRSIELIRWNRMDDGSELRDRVESVISQAAFKMFLGYPYPWWRALGVDAGRTITDMPIRQTYYFQTESEMGGDPENHNSLLMVSYNDLGSVPFWKALEWRPGVPRFEGRTDDPDCADADAPRRNYHLNGEPAVRPHEFTMSKEMVSEAQDQVREVHGLKFVPEPYTAVYHDWGDDPYGAGWHAWKAGVEFWDVMPYMRGIPGEKVHVCGEAYSIGQGWVEGALQTAELMLKEHFGLKRPEFIPKEYYDKEMGP